Proteins encoded by one window of uncultured Draconibacterium sp.:
- a CDS encoding LamG domain-containing protein, with translation MKTYNKLFILALILFAFSACDQNYIDGISAVDPGADETAPQVTINFPPEGYEIQTNAAIASVDIDFEVRDDIEIGSISVTIDGAEIASYSEFMDYRVAMRTYTYDNVTTGSHVLSVTATDLDGKSTTVTVNFAKSPPYVPQYDGEVFYMPFNNEFREMNSLQLATTVGSPGFAEGIQGGTAYSGAADAYLTFPTTILNGATEVSASFWLKVDASMDRAGVLVIAPPADNNNDRTKGFRFFRENASGMQRFKLNAGNGTADSWFDGGAAADVEPNTGEWTHFAFSISETSAEVYINGELVKEGEFSGIDWTDCDVISIMSGAPNWTGWSHLSDGSLMDELRIFNTALTKEEIHTIMLKEQASFYMDFNGDFKEAVSSADATVVGNPALDYGSGVEGDAYKGAADSYLTFSTADVDVQGEEFSASFWLNINATPDRAGILVMGPEDSANPDAQNDRTSGFRFFRENAGGMQRFKLNAGNGTADSWFDGGTAADVDPTTGNWVHMAFAISGTEARVYIDGVEVKQGDFTGIDWAGCDLLSIMSGSPRFNGWNHKSDESLMDELYLFKKALSAEEIVLMMQDGL, from the coding sequence ATGAAGACTTATAATAAATTATTTATACTTGCATTGATCCTTTTTGCGTTCAGTGCATGCGATCAAAACTACATCGATGGAATATCGGCTGTAGATCCTGGAGCAGACGAAACGGCTCCTCAGGTAACCATTAACTTCCCGCCCGAAGGTTATGAAATTCAGACAAACGCTGCTATTGCATCAGTTGATATTGATTTTGAAGTGAGAGACGACATTGAAATCGGATCCATTTCGGTGACCATCGACGGTGCTGAAATTGCCAGCTACTCCGAATTTATGGATTACCGCGTGGCAATGAGAACATACACTTACGACAATGTAACCACTGGTTCGCACGTGTTAAGTGTTACAGCTACTGACCTTGACGGGAAATCGACAACAGTAACGGTAAACTTTGCCAAGTCGCCACCATATGTGCCGCAATACGACGGTGAAGTTTTCTATATGCCATTTAACAACGAATTCCGCGAGATGAATAGCCTGCAACTGGCAACCACGGTGGGAAGTCCTGGTTTTGCAGAAGGTATTCAGGGAGGAACAGCATACAGTGGAGCCGCAGATGCTTATCTGACATTCCCAACAACAATTTTAAATGGAGCAACCGAAGTTAGTGCAAGTTTCTGGCTGAAAGTTGATGCAAGTATGGACAGGGCAGGTGTATTGGTTATAGCTCCTCCGGCTGACAACAATAACGACCGTACCAAAGGTTTCCGCTTCTTCCGCGAAAATGCCAGCGGCATGCAACGCTTTAAATTAAATGCCGGAAACGGAACTGCAGACAGCTGGTTTGATGGTGGTGCTGCTGCCGATGTTGAGCCAAATACAGGCGAGTGGACACACTTTGCGTTTAGTATTTCTGAAACTAGTGCAGAAGTTTATATCAATGGAGAACTGGTAAAAGAAGGTGAATTCAGTGGAATTGACTGGACGGATTGTGATGTGATCTCAATTATGTCGGGTGCTCCAAACTGGACAGGTTGGAGCCACCTTTCTGACGGAAGTTTGATGGATGAGTTACGTATTTTTAATACTGCACTTACCAAGGAAGAAATTCATACCATAATGCTAAAAGAGCAGGCTTCTTTCTACATGGATTTTAACGGCGATTTTAAAGAAGCAGTAAGCAGCGCAGATGCAACTGTTGTTGGTAATCCAGCATTGGATTACGGTAGCGGAGTTGAAGGCGATGCATACAAAGGAGCAGCTGATTCGTACCTGACTTTCTCAACTGCCGATGTTGACGTTCAGGGAGAAGAATTCAGTGCAAGTTTCTGGTTGAATATAAATGCAACTCCGGACAGGGCAGGTATTTTGGTTATGGGACCTGAAGATTCGGCCAATCCTGATGCACAAAACGACAGAACAAGCGGTTTCCGTTTCTTCCGCGAAAATGCAGGTGGAATGCAACGTTTTAAACTGAATGCCGGTAACGGAACTGCTGATTCGTGGTTCGATGGAGGAACAGCTGCTGATGTTGATCCTACAACAGGCAACTGGGTACATATGGCATTTGCTATTTCTGGTACTGAAGCACGCGTTTATATTGATGGTGTTGAGGTAAAACAAGGTGATTTCACCGGAATTGACTGGGCTGGTTGCGACCTGCTCTCAATTATGTCGGGCTCACCACGTTTTAACGGCTGGAATCACAAGTCGGATGAAAGCTTGATGGATGAACTCTATCTGTTCAAAAAAGCACTTTCTGCTGAAGAGATTGTATTAATGATGCAAGACGGTTTGTAG